From one Streptomyces sp. CA-210063 genomic stretch:
- a CDS encoding roadblock/LC7 domain-containing protein produces the protein MTTAVQSFGWLISEFVRTTDGVTDAVAVSCDGLLMAASDSLGRDRADHLAAVVSGITSLAQNAATAHGFHGMKLVMIEMLGGFLMVGRIRDGSCLGVLAAEGCDVGLVGYEMAVLADRAGELLTPQLIRELNSTPRTTV, from the coding sequence ATGACCACCGCCGTCCAGAGTTTCGGCTGGCTCATCTCCGAGTTCGTACGCACCACCGACGGCGTCACCGACGCTGTCGCCGTCTCCTGCGACGGCCTGCTCATGGCCGCCTCGGACAGCCTCGGCCGAGATCGCGCCGACCACCTGGCCGCAGTCGTCTCCGGCATCACCAGCCTCGCCCAGAACGCGGCGACGGCACACGGCTTCCACGGCATGAAGCTCGTCATGATCGAAATGCTCGGGGGCTTCCTCATGGTCGGTCGCATCCGCGACGGCAGCTGCCTCGGCGTCCTCGCCGCCGAGGGATGTGACGTCGGCCTGGTCGGCTACGAAATGGCCGTCCTCGCCGACCGCGCCGGCGAACTGCTCACCCCACAGCTGATCCGCGAACTCAACTCCACACCCCGGACCACGGTCTAG
- a CDS encoding zinc ribbon domain-containing protein → MVIIFGTKGYLYQLAILTLVCGRCGNPAAHTLRKRVTKFTLFFVPLFPISTKYQTQCTFCGAEQKVDAEQAERLQAQGAGGQAGQYNGQSQQQPYQS, encoded by the coding sequence ATCGTGATCATCTTTGGCACCAAGGGATACCTGTACCAGCTGGCGATACTGACGCTGGTGTGCGGTCGGTGCGGGAACCCCGCCGCGCACACGCTCAGGAAGCGGGTCACGAAGTTCACGCTGTTCTTCGTGCCGCTGTTCCCGATCTCGACCAAGTACCAGACGCAGTGCACCTTCTGCGGCGCCGAGCAGAAGGTGGACGCGGAGCAGGCGGAACGCCTCCAGGCACAGGGCGCGGGCGGCCAGGCCGGTCAGTACAACGGGCAGTCGCAGCAGCAGCCGTACCAGTCCTGA
- a CDS encoding nitrate- and nitrite sensing domain-containing protein, with protein MPICLLLAVAGLAVYDRAEALGDARTTRAEVGLSLRVQALVHQLQRERGLTNGLLGGEESFRTPLAATRDRVDTALRDMRPEPAVEDVIQRHLRRLTAIRAAADRGTAGTETAGTETAGTETAGTETADTATAGRATADRAATLAFYTTAVDALNAVDPVADTATRADRQLRDSLAALQELAVAKESVALERGLLNGVFAEGAFHGREYLTFTEVRATRVAALTRFRQVATAPQRAALKNAFGTEDARRATVYENQAEGAADGSALRADAGPWWDAMTVLVDDLYAVQQSVGDDVRDRADRLSHDAELGLAAYLVAGTLIAALVAGLAAFASRSLTRPLRALAEAAHDVARHRLPATVARIQQSPQNPHDLGEFIPQTGTPDTPEAQSLGGAAEIAEVAASLRQVEHTALHLAAQQAGLRRNTTESLANLGRRNQNLVRRQLSLITRLERQELDPDALAELFELDHLATRMRRNAESLLVLAGQNPPRPTAAPADGLEVVQSAVAEVEQYRRVLIAAVEPVRVRGHAVADVAHLLAELIENGLNFSPPTEQVEVHGWYDTEDDTYCFAVVDHGIGMSEADKERAGARLSDSGEEALLAAPTRFLGHLVVGRLAHRLGEGAQVHLFDTPGGGLSALLVLPGRLLAPAQDSSTTPPPARPAVSTLLNGFRAGVARAEARSTQGASS; from the coding sequence GTGCCGATCTGCTTGCTGCTGGCGGTGGCAGGTCTGGCCGTGTACGACCGCGCCGAGGCCCTCGGCGACGCGCGGACGACCCGCGCCGAGGTCGGCCTCAGCCTGCGGGTCCAGGCGCTGGTACACCAGCTGCAACGCGAACGCGGCCTGACGAACGGCCTGTTGGGCGGCGAGGAGAGCTTCCGCACACCGCTCGCCGCCACGCGCGACCGCGTTGACACCGCGCTGCGCGACATGCGCCCCGAACCCGCCGTCGAGGATGTCATCCAGCGACACCTGCGCCGCCTCACCGCCATCCGCGCCGCCGCCGACAGGGGAACCGCCGGTACGGAGACCGCCGGTACGGAGACCGCCGGTACGGAGACCGCCGGTACGGAGACCGCGGATACGGCCACCGCGGGTAGGGCCACCGCCGACCGAGCCGCCACGCTCGCCTTCTACACCACCGCCGTCGACGCTCTCAACGCCGTCGACCCGGTGGCGGACACCGCGACGCGCGCCGACCGCCAACTGCGCGACAGCCTGGCGGCGTTACAGGAACTGGCCGTGGCCAAGGAGTCCGTCGCCCTCGAACGCGGTCTGCTCAACGGCGTGTTCGCCGAGGGCGCCTTCCACGGCCGCGAGTACCTCACCTTCACCGAGGTGCGCGCCACGCGCGTCGCCGCCCTCACCCGCTTCCGCCAGGTCGCCACCGCGCCCCAGCGCGCCGCCCTGAAGAACGCCTTCGGCACCGAGGACGCCCGACGCGCCACCGTCTACGAGAACCAGGCGGAAGGCGCCGCCGACGGCTCCGCGCTGCGCGCCGACGCCGGCCCCTGGTGGGACGCGATGACCGTACTCGTCGACGATCTGTACGCCGTCCAGCAGTCGGTCGGCGACGACGTACGGGACCGGGCGGACCGGCTCAGCCACGACGCCGAACTGGGCCTCGCCGCGTACCTCGTCGCGGGAACGCTGATCGCCGCCCTCGTCGCGGGCCTCGCCGCCTTCGCCTCGCGTTCCCTCACGCGCCCGCTCCGCGCCCTCGCCGAGGCCGCCCACGACGTGGCGCGGCATCGGCTGCCCGCGACCGTCGCCCGTATCCAGCAGTCCCCGCAAAACCCGCATGACCTCGGGGAGTTCATCCCGCAGACGGGGACTCCGGACACCCCCGAGGCACAGTCGCTGGGCGGCGCGGCGGAGATCGCCGAGGTCGCGGCGTCCCTGCGCCAGGTCGAACACACCGCCCTCCACCTGGCCGCCCAGCAGGCGGGCCTGCGCCGCAACACCACCGAATCGCTCGCCAATCTCGGCCGCCGCAACCAGAACCTCGTACGTCGCCAGCTCAGCCTCATCACCCGCCTGGAACGGCAGGAACTCGACCCGGACGCCCTCGCCGAGCTCTTCGAACTCGACCACCTCGCCACCCGCATGCGGCGCAACGCCGAAAGCCTGCTGGTCCTCGCCGGGCAGAATCCGCCGCGGCCCACGGCGGCACCCGCCGACGGACTGGAGGTCGTCCAGTCCGCCGTCGCCGAGGTGGAGCAGTACCGGCGGGTCTTGATCGCGGCCGTCGAGCCGGTGCGGGTGCGCGGGCACGCCGTCGCCGATGTCGCCCACCTCCTCGCCGAACTCATCGAGAACGGGCTGAACTTCTCACCGCCGACCGAACAGGTCGAGGTGCACGGCTGGTACGACACCGAGGACGACACCTACTGCTTCGCTGTCGTCGACCACGGCATCGGCATGTCCGAAGCCGACAAGGAACGTGCGGGCGCCCGTCTCTCCGACTCCGGCGAGGAAGCCCTGCTCGCCGCGCCCACCCGGTTCCTCGGCCACCTCGTCGTCGGCCGACTCGCCCACCGCCTCGGCGAAGGGGCGCAGGTCCACCTCTTCGACACCCCTGGCGGCGGCCTCTCCGCACTCCTCGTCCTTCCCGGGCGTCTGCTCGCCCCCGCGCAGGACAGCTCCACCACACCCCCACCCGCCAGGCCCGCTGTCTCCACCCTGCTCAACGGCTTCCGAGCAGGTGTCGCCCGTGCCGAGGCCAGAAGCACACAAGGAGCGTCATCATGA